The Desulfobulbus propionicus DSM 2032 DNA segment CTCCTGCTTGGCCTGGTGTTCATCCTTGTCCTGGTGGTGCTGCTGAACAGGGGGATCCTGCGGCACCTGACCCGCCTGACCAGCGAAGTGGGCGCCATCGCCGTCAGCGGCCGCCACGACGGCCGGGTCACGGTGAGCAGCCAGGACGAAATCGGCGAGCTCGCCATCCAGATCAACACCATGCTGGAATCGCTGCATTGGCTGCAGCGGCAGCGCGAGGACAACGAACGGCACCTGCAGACCATCATCGATTCGATTCACTGCGGGATCATGATCGTCGATGCCGAAAACCGCCACATCCTGTCGATCAACAGGACCGGGGCCGCCATGCTCAACCGTTCGCCCGAGGCGGTGATCGGCCAGGTCTGCCATCAGTTTGCCTGTCCGCAGCAGCAGCACGACTGCCCGGTGCTGGATAGGGGCGAGCAGGTTGACCTGAGCGAGCGCAGCCTGCTGCGCGCCGACAACAGTCTGTTGCCGGTGCTCAAGAGCGTGGCGGTGATCGAGAAGGAGGGCCGCCAGCTGCTGATCGAAAGCTTCATCGACATCAGCGGCCTGAAGCAGGTGCAAGAGAAACTGCGAATCAACGAGCTGAAATATCGACAATTTTTCGAGGATGACCTGACCGGCAAGTTCCTCGGCGACATCGATGGTCAGATTCTCGACTGCAACCGGGCCTTTGCCGAAATGCTCGGCTACCAGGAGGTGAATGAAGTCAAGGGCGTCAGCTTCCGCCAGCATTATTTCATCGCCGGCAACCGCGCCGACAAGCTGCAACGCCTGACCAAGAGCGGGAAACTGATACGCGACGAGGAAATTCTCCGCCACCGCGACGGCTCGCCGATCTACTGTATCGGCAACATCGTCGGCGAATTCGACGAACAGGGGCAGTTGATCCACATCCGGGGATATGTCATGGACGACACCAAACGGGTGCTGCTTGAACAGGAGGTCCGCCAAGCGCAGAAGCTGGAGGCCATCGGCACCATGGCCGGCGGCATCGCCCATGATTTCAACAACATTCTCGCCGGGATCATGGGCTATGCCGAACTGATCCTCCGCGACCTCGAGCAACAGCCGCAGGCCCGCCACCAGCAGCTGCTGCGCAATATCCTCTCGGCCGGAGAACGGGCCAGGGCCCTGATCCACAAGATTCTCACCTTCAGCCGGCAGGCGGAAAGCGAACCGCAGCCGATCCGGCTGCAACAGACGATCGACGATGCGGTCGACCTGATCCGCGCCAGCCTGCCGAGCACCATCGCCATCGAACATCGTTCCGATTCCCGGGCCACGGTTCTGGCCGACCCGATTCAGATCCACCAGGTGTTCATGAACCTGTGCACCAACGCCGGCCATGCGATGAAGGAGAGCGGCGGCACCCTGACCATCAGCCTGGAGGACGTGACCCTCGACAGCCAATTCACCAGCGACCACCCGGAACTGCGGCCCGGCGAATATGTGCGGGTCGAGGTCAGCGACAGCGGCGAGGGCATCCCGGAGCATCTGCTCGGCCGCATTTTCGATCCATTCTTCACCACCAAGAAGAAAGGAGAAGGCACCGGCCTGGGCCTGGCGATGGTGCACGGCATCGTCAGCTCGATGCACGGCCTGATCCAGGTTGCCTCCCAGCCCGGACAGGGCACCCGGTTCACCATTCATCTGCCGATCGTCCAGGAAACCGGGGACAAGGCGCCAGCCGCTCCCCAGACCGTGCCCACGGGCAGCGAGCACGTGGTCTATGTCGATGACGAGGAATTTCTGGTGGACATCGGCACCGAGATTCTGCGCGGCTTGGGCTATCTGGTGACCGGGTTCACCGACAGCGACCTGGCGCTTGGATATCTGCTCGCCCACGAGGGCGAGGTGGATCTGGTGATTTCGGACATGACCATGCCCAAACTCACCGGTCTGGACCTGGCCCGCAACCTGCAAGAACTCGACGCTCCGCCGCCGGTGATCATCTGCACCGGCCACAACGAGGGCATGACCACGACCGATCTCGCCCCCTTGGGCGTGCGCGAGATGCTGCTCAAGCCGATCACGGTCAACAAGCTGGCGGAGGCGGTCCGCCGGGTGCTGGACGCCGGGGCGTAAGAATCATCACCCGCGCCTGACCGAGCCTCCGGCAGGCCGATATTCAAGGAGAACAAGCCCATGCTGTTGTCCCGCTGGATCCTCCATTGCTGTGTGCTGGCGCTGTGCGGCTGTCTCGCGGCCGGCTGCCGGCCAGACGACCCCCAGCCGTCCTCGGCGCCCCCCCGCCTGGCCCGGGAACTGGCGTTGTACAACTGGCCCGATGATATCCCCCGGTCGGTGCTGGAGGCCTTCACCCGGGAATTCGGGGTCAAGGTGGTCTATCAGACCTTCCAATCCCAGGAAGAAGCGGTGGCCGCGCTCCTCGACGGCAAGGTGTATGACGTGGCGGTGCTGGAAAATCCGTTCATTCCCCCTCTGGTGGCGGCCAACCGCCTCAAGGAGCTCAATTTCCGCCACATCCCCAATTTTCGCAACATCTCGGCCAATTTCCGCGATCTGGCCGCCGATCCGGGCAACCGCTACACCGTGCCCTATCATTACGGCACCACCGGCCTGCTGGTCCGCACCGATCTCGTTGGCCAGACGGTGCGCCGCTGGAGTGATCTGTGGCAGCCGCGCCTCCAGGGCAAGGTGGCCATGCGCGCCCAAAGCAGGGAACTGCTCGGCCTGACCCTGCTTTCCCTCGGATACAGTCTGAATTCGGAGAAACCGAGCGAGATCGATGCCGCCGTGGAACGGTTGATCGCCCTGAAACCCCAGGTCCGCTGGGTCGAGGTCGACACGCCCAAGGCGGTGGCCAAACTGCTCGACGGCTCCGCCCCTGTTCTCCTGGGCTGGCCCATGGATTATCAGGTGGCCCATGCGGCCAACCCGGCGGTGGCCTACATCCTGCCCGAGGAAGGAACCGCCCTGTGGAGTGACAACTATGTGATCCCGGCCAGCAGCCCCAACGTCTACACCGCCGAGGTGTTCATCAATTTTCTGCTCCGCCCCGAGATCAGCGCCCAGATCGTCAACGAGCGCAGCTATCCCACGGCCAACGAGGCCGCCCTGGACCTGATCAAGCCCGAGGTGCGCAACGATCCGGTCATTTTCCCGCCGGCCGAGGCGCTGCGGCGGGCCCATTTTTATCGCCCCCTGAGCCGGGAAGGAGAAACCCTCTACCAGCGAGCCTGGGATCGTTTCCTCGCCGCGCCTCCGGCCCTGGACGGGCAGCCATGAACCCGGACCGCGTGCCCGTGCCAAAAGTGTCCGCCGAACCCTCGGCCGGCTTCCTCGGCCGCAGCCTGCGGCGGCAACTGCTGGTGGTGTTCGGATCGGCCATGGGGCTGCTGCTGGTCGTCAGTCTCGCCGGCATTTTTTTCCTGGTGCGCACCACCGAACGGCAAGGCTGGATCGGCCGCCAGCACGAAGCAACCCAGCGGGTGGTGCACACGGTCGGCGAGTTCATGCAGCGGCAGCAGGAGGTGCTGCGCACCGTGGATCTGCTGGCGGGGGATCAACCAGGGGACACGGGCGCCACCCTGACCCAGCTCCTGCGCGAGCAGCCGATCATCAAGGAGCTGATCCAGGTCGATGCCGACGGCCGGGTTCTCGCCCGCGCCTCGACCGATGCGCCGGTGCTGGCCGACCTGTTCACCGTCGCCCAGGCCAACTGGTTCGTCACCGCCCGCCGGGGAGACACCTATATCGGCGACATGCAGTTGTCCGCGGCCACGGAGCCCTACGCGGTCTTTGCCGTGCCCGCCTCCCGGGGCGGGGTGATCGCCTGCCGTCTGCGGGTCGATCGTTTCAGCCAGCTGGTGGCAGAGCTCCATTTCGGCCGCGGCGGCATCTCCTATCTGGTCAGCCGCGAAGGCCGGGTCATCGCCCACAGCGGCTCCCGCCTGATTCCAGGCGCCCACGAACAGGGCCATCACCATCACCTGCTCGACCTGATCCGCACCACGGTCGACAGCTGGTCGGGCACCTATCAGAACTTCAACGGCCACTGGGTGGTGGGCACCATCGCCGCCGTGCCCGGCACCCCGTGGATGGCGGTCACCGAGCTTCCCCTGGAGGAGGCCCATGCGGCCAGCTGGCGGGCGCTGTGGACCCTGTTCATCGCCGCCCTGATCATCACCGCCACCCTCACCGTCCTGGTCACCTGGCTGCTCAAGCGTCAGTTCCTTGGCCCGCTCGAACAGTTGCAGCAGGGCGTGACGCAGATCGGCCACGGGGCGCTCGACCACCGCATTGTCCTTGCCGGGCCCTCCGAATACCTCCATCTCGCCGGGGCCTTCAACCACATGGCCGCCACCCTGCAGCAACGGGAAGCGCAGCTGGCCGAACAGAACAGGGCCATGCAGGCCAGCGAGGCCCGGTACCGCGCCATTGTCGAGGACCAGACCGAACTGGTCTGCCGCTATCTGCCCACCGGCGACATCACCTTTGCCAACGAAGCCTTCTGCCGCTATTTCGACAGACCGCGCGACCAACTCGACGGCGTTGATTGCCGCCAGATGCTCTCCCCGGACAACCCGGAGGCAGCGCTGCGGCTGCTGGACACGCTGTGCCCGGCGCATCCGGTGGCACGTTCCGAGCATCGCCTCGTCCGGCCCGACGGCGAGATTCGCTGGCTGCACTGGACCAATCGGGCGATCTTCGACGACCGGGGCAACCTGGTGGAGTATGCCGGGGTCGGCCACGACGTCACCGAACGAAAGCAGACGGCCGAGGCCCTGCTCCGCACCAAGGAGGAAGCGGAGGCGGCCAATCGGGCCAAATCGCGGTTTCTCGCCAACATGAGCCACGAGATCCGCACGCCGCTGAACGCGATCATCGGCATGACCCACCTGGCCATGCACACACGGGAGGACGACAAACGGCAGCGGTTCCTCGCCACCGTGGCCCACGCCGCCGACAGTCTGCTCGGCCTGCTCAACGACATTCTCGACATTTCCAAGATGGAGGCCGGCCAGCTGTCCCTGGCCACGGAGCCGTTCGACCCGCGCCGGCTGGTCGAGGCCTCGGTTGCGACCCTGGCCGCCCAGGCCAGCGAAAAGGGCTTGGATCTGCGGCTGCACCTCGGCCCCGCCCTGCCCGACTGCCTGCTCGGCGATGCCCTGCGGCTGCGGCAGATCCTGCTCAACCTGCTCGGCAACGCGGTCAAGTTCACCCCGGCCGGCACCATCACCCTGGAGGCCTTTGCCGAAGAGGCGGAGGATGCCGACAACCGGGTCTATCTCCATCTGCGGGTCACCGACACCGGCATCGGCATCCCGGCGGAAAAACTGGAGTTGATCTTCAACCGCTTTGAACAGGCGGATAACTCCTATGGCCGGCAGTATGGCGGCGCCGGCCTGGGGCTGTCCATCAGCGCCCAGCTGGCCGCCCTGATGCACGGTCGCCTTTGGGCGGAAAGCCGGGAAAACCAGGGCAGCACCTTCCACTGCCTCATCCCCTTCCCGCGCTGCGCGTGGCCGGCCGAGGCGAACGGGGCCGACAACGAAACCGGCACGGCTCCGGCTGTGTCCCGCCTGCGCATCCTGGTGGTCGATGACAACGAAGTCAATCGGGACGTGGCCGCCATGACCCTGGAACGCAACCACGCGGTCACCACCGCCGACAACGGCCTGGAGGCGTTGCGCACCCTGGCCGCCGAACCTGTCGACCTCGTGCTCATGGATGTGCAGATGCCGGTGATGGATGGTTTGGCGACCACGACGGTGATCCGGGCCATCGAACAGGGCCGCCCCCTTCCGGTCGAGTTGCCCGACAACCTGGGACCGGCCCTCGCCGCCCGCCTGACCGGCCGTCGGCTGCCGATCATGGCCATGACCGCCCACGCCATGGACGGCGACCGCGACATGTGCCTCCAGGCCGGCATGGACGCCTATGTGACCAAGCCGTTCCAGCCCGACCAACTGACCATGGTGGTCGGTTCGCTGGCCCTGTCCCGCCCGGACGATGCCGCACGTGCGGCTGTCGACGCCCCGCAGCAGCCGCCGGCCGTGTCTGTCCCCCAGAGCGTGGAACCGACCGCCGAGGCGGTGACCGCCTATCTCCTGGCCACCACCCTCCTGGAAACGGACCAGGTGGCAAAAATCCTCGCCGCGGTGCGGACCAGCATGGCCGAACACCTGGACGCGGCCGATCACGCCTTCCGGACGGACGACCTCGATGGCGTGGCCCGGGCCGCCCACACCCTCAAGGGCACCCTGATGCAGTGCGGCCTGGAGGTCTGGGCACGAATGGCCCAGGAGATCGTCGCCGCCATCAGAACCACCCAGGTCCTGCCGCCCGCCGACCTGCTGGCCGACCTGCGCCAGGGCCTGGCCGAGCTGCTCGCCCCGGAACGGCCGGCGGACAGCGGCGGCCAAACCACCCCTTCGCGGCCTCACACGGTTGCCTGACCAAGGGACATCCATGGAAACGCCCATTGTCCTTGTTGTCGATGACGAACCGACCAACCTGGCGGTGCTCGCCAACCTGCTGCGGCCGTTGTATACGGTGCGCGCCTGCAAATCCGGCGAACAGGCGCTGGCGGCGGCCATCCGCGAACCCCGGCCGGATCTGATCCTCCTGGATGTGATGATGCCCGGCATGGATGGCTTCTCCGTGCTCCACCGCTTGCGGCAGCATGAACACTCCAGGGATATTCCGGTCATCTTCGTCACCGCGCTCAGCGATGAACTCGACGAGGAGCACGGCCTGCGGCTGGGGGCGGTGGACTACATCACCAAGCCGATCAAACCGGCGGTGGTGCTCTCCCGCGTCCAGGTCCACGTGGAGGTCAAGCAGGCCCGTGACCGGCTGAAGAGTCACAATGCCTGGCTGGAAACCGAGGTGGCGCGGCGGATGCAGGAAAACGTGCTCATCCAGGATGTCAGTCTGGCGGCCATGGCCCAGCTGGCGGAAACGCGGGATTCCGATCTCGGCAACCATATTGCCCGCACCCGGGCCTACGTGGAGACCCTGGCCCGCCGCCTCCAGCCCCATCCGCGCTTCGCCCGCGACCTGGACGAACTCAATCTGACCCGCATCGTCAAGGCTTCGCCGCTCCACGACATCGGCAAGATCGGCATTCCCGACCGTATCCTGCTCAAACCCGGCCCGCTGACGCCGGCGGAATGGGCCATCATGCAGACCCACTGCCGGATCGGCGGCAATGCCATTGAACGGGCCATGAACACCACCCTGCGCCAATACGCGGACAGACCCGATCAGGCCAAACCCGAAGCGTTGATGTTTCTTGAGGTGGCCAAGGATATCGCCATCAGCCATCACGAGCGCTGGGACGGCTCCGGCTATCCCGATGGCCTGGCGGGGGAGGCCATCCCGCTGGCGGCCCGCTTGATGGCCCTGGCCGACGTGTTCGACGCCCTGACCACCGAGCGCGTCTACAAGAAGCCCTGGCCGGTCGAAGCCGCCGTGGCCCTGGTCCGCGAGCAGAAGAACCGCCACTTCGATCCGGATATCGTCGAGGCCTTCGAGGCCGAACTCGACACCTTGGTCGCCATTCAACACCGACTCACCGATCGCTGCCCCGGAGGCCTGACCTGATGGACATCCCAGCCGCTCATGACAGGCACAACGAACAGGGGACCGCAATGCTGGAGCAGGCCCCCTGCCCCCTGCTGATCACCCGCATGGACGACGGCCGCCTCCTGTACTGCAATGTCCGGGCAAGGCAGCTGTTCGGCCTGGACGGGGAAACGTGCCGCCTGGTGTCGATCGAACAGTTCTATCACCATCCCGCCGATCGGGCCGATCTGCTCGATACCCTGCGGCACGACGGGTTTGTGGTTGAACGGGAACAGGAGTTTGTGGATCGTCAGGGCAGAGCCTTCCCCGCCCTGGTGTCATCGACGCTGGTGGAGTACGGCACCCAGCCGGCCCTGCTGAGCGTGATCACCGACATCAGTCAACGCCGCCAGGCCGAACAGGCCCTGCAGCAGGAACGCGCCCAACTGCGTGCCCGCACCGAACGCCTCCAGCTGCACAACCAGCTGCTCGGCCGTCTGTCCACCGCCCAAACCGCCATCGATGGCGACCTGCCGGCCTTTGCCCGCGAGGTGACCGAGCTGTTGGCCGAGTCCCTCGATATCGCCCGGGTTTCGGTCTGGATGTTTAGGGAGACAGACGATGCGGCCGGCCAGCTCATTTGCCTCGACCTCTACGAGCAGGCCAGCCGCACCCACACCCGGGGCCAGATCCTGCACGGGGAAATGTTCCGCCGCGAACTGCCCGAACTCGCCACCCGCCGGTTCGTGGCCGCCAGCGACCCGCTGAGCGATCCACGAACCGCAGCCTATGGCCCTGCCTACCTGACGCCCCTGGGCATCACTTCCCTGCTGGACTGCGGCATTGTATCCGGCGGCCGCACCCGGGGGGTGATCTGCTTCGAACATGTCCGCCGTCCCCACTATTGGGAGGCGGATGAAATCGCTTTTGGCTGCCAGGTCGCCGATCAGCTGGGCATGGTGCTGCTCACCGACGAGCGGCTGCAAGTGGTCCAATCGCTGCACCGCAGCGAGCAGCTTCTCAAACAGGCCCAGGAAGTGGCCCAGACCGGGTACTGGCATTTTGACTTCGCCACCCGGACCCTGTCGCTGTCCGACGAAACCTACCGCATCTTCGACGCGCCCGAGGGGTCCATGCGCTCGATCGAAGCCTTTAACCGGATGGTTCCGCCCGAGGACCGCCCCCTGATCGAGCAGCAATGGCGTATTGCCCGCCAAGGCGCGCCCTACCGGGTTCGTCATCGAATCCTGGTCGGCGGCGTGGTCAAATGGCTCGAGGAGCGGGCCAGCATCGAATTCGATGGCCAGGGAAAACCAATCCAGGCCCTGGGCACGACCCAGGACATCACCCGGCAGATGGAAGACCAGTTCCGGCTTGAGCGCCTCAACCGGGTGTATGCCATGCTCGGCCACAGCAACGAGGCCATTGCCCGTGTTCGCGATCCCGAACGGCTGTTCGCGGAAATCTGCCACATCGTAGTGAATGAGGGCGGATTCGACGCCGCCTGGATCGGCCAGGCCAATGCAAATGGACAGATAGCGGTCCTGGCCCGGGTGGGATTGGACGACGACGCCCTGGCCCGGCTCGACCTGTCGCTCGCCGGCGTGTCACCCGCGGCCCGAGCCCTGCGCGCCGGCACGACCCAGCTTGATGACCAGGCCATGGAAACGCGGCCCATCGACCGCAGCCCCGAGGATGCCGCCACCGGCGCCACCCACCCCTCGTCCGCCGCCTTTCCCGTTCTGATCGACGACGAGCCGCGCATCGTCCTCCATATCCACGCCCAGGACAAGCACCGATTCGACGATCAGCACATCGAGCTGTTTGCCCGCCTTGCCGGCAATCTCGGCATTGCCCTGGAATTGGCGGCCGCGCGCGCCGCCGAACTCAACGCGGTCAACGAGCGGCTGCGCGTGAGCGAGGAGCGCCACGCCTTTGCCCTTGAGGCCTCCAACGACGGTTTGTGGGACTGGGATCTCGATACCGGCCGAGTGTACTGCAGCCCCTCCTTTTTCACCATGCTGGGATATACCCCTGGGGAACTTGTGCCCCACATCCAAAGCTGGCACGAATTGGTCCATCCCGACGATCGCGCATGGGTATCGGCCGAGGCCTACCGGCGGATTGCCGAGGAAGGCGGCTTTGAGCTCGAATACCGTTCTCGCACCAAGGACGGCCGCTCGCTCTGGGTGCTGAGCCGGGGCAAGGTGGTGGCCCGCGCCCCTGACGGCCGTCCCCTGCGGGTGGTGGGGGTCCACACCGACCTCACCACCCACAAGCGCATCGAACTGGAGTTGCGCACCGTTGCCGAGGAGCAGCAGGCGATCCTCAATGCCGCGCCCGTGGGCATCTGCTTTATCAAGGACCGGACGGTCGTCCGCTGCAACCGCAAACTCGAGGAGATTTTCGGTCATGCGCCCGGTGCCATGGCCGGAACCAGCACTCTCCCCTGGTACGAAAGCGAGGCCGAATACCAGGAGATCGGCCGCACCATTGCCCATGCGCTCAAGGAACAGGCCCTATTTCACGCCGAGCGCCAGCTCGTGCGTCAGGATGGCAGCCGCTTCTGGGCGCGGATGACGGCCCAGGCCCTTGCCCCCGGGGACCTCAGCAAAGGACTGGTGGGCATGCTCGAGGACATCACCGATGAACGCGAGGCCTCGGCGGCCTTGCACGCGGCCAAGGAACGGGCCGAGGCGGCGACCCGGGCCAAATCGGAATTCCTGGCCAACATGAGCCACGAGATCCGCACGCCGATGAATGCCATCCTCGGCTTTGCCCACCTGATCAAGCGCGATCCCCTCACCCCCTCGCAGTTGGCCCAATTGGAGAAACTCTCCGCCGCCACCCACCATCTGCTCAACATCATCAACGACATTCTCGACATCTCCAAGATCGAAGCCAACAAAATGGAGCTCGGCGTCGAAGATTTCGATCTGGCGCGGATCATCGACCGGATCGCCGCCCTGGTCGCGGATTCGGTTTTGGCGAAACATCTGGAGCTGTTCGTCGATCTCGACCATGTGCCGTCCATGCTGCGCGGCGACGGGTCCCGCCTGGGTCAGATCCTGCTCAATGTCGTCAGCAACGCCATCAAGTTCACCGAACAGGGGGCGGTCGACATCACGGTCCGCGTTGTCGATGCCAGGGAGGACAGGCCGGTCCTGCGTTTCGAGATCAGGGACACGGGCATCGGCATGAGCGCCGAGCAGGTGGAACGGGCCTTCCTGCCCTTTGAACAGGCGGACAGCTCCATGACCCGCCGATTCGGCGGCACGGGCCTGGGGCTGACCATCAGCCGGCAACTGGTCGAACTGATGGGCGGCCGCATGGGCGTGGAAAGCGAACTCGGTCACGGCACGCTGTGCTGGCTGGAGATTCCCTTCGAGGTATCACCGCAAGCGCCTGCCGCGATGGGCACAGGCGAAGGGTTTGCGGCCCTGCGGGCGCTGGTCATCGACGATTGCCAGGCGTCGCGGGAGATTCTCGCCGCCATGCTGCGCACACTGGGCATGCGGGTGACAACGGCGGCCTCCGGTGCAGGCGGACTCGACGAACTCAGGCGCGGATTCGGGGAAACGGGGAAGTACGATCTCCTGATCGTCGATTGGCACCTGGCGGGGATGAGCGGCCTGGAAATCCTGCACCGGGTGCGGAACCTCGACCAAGCCCGGCGGCCGCCCCTGGTCATGATCGCCGCCTATGGCGGTCAGGTGCCGGGGGAGGCGGTTGCCCGGAGCGGGGCCTGCAAGGTGCTCGCCAAACCCGTCACCCCTTCACTGCTCCATGACGCCCTGGCGGAAACGGTGCCACCCGTGGCGCGGCG contains these protein-coding regions:
- a CDS encoding CHASE4 domain-containing protein, whose product is MNPTHPGILAKTLLLISLSVCGLTAGFIAFSYGLVVDRFQSLESEETSVNLERVVRELENKLYRVESSVSDWAPWDETAVFIQQLNDDYKDKNLRPDPFQTLDLNFMLFFNAAGSLVHSQFHNLDTGQAAASDPAVIQAIQALPPLFRHASAKDQTSGMVVTPTGMALVASAPIVTSTFEGPILGTLVFGRYLDKQVVAQISAQTQLAVRTHAPLIHQQLFTEAAVRPPHAPLSRQFAVRVADGGTVNGYALINDLADRPGLVFEIAQERKLFRQGVTMWRQHALFSLLLGLVFILVLVVLLNRGILRHLTRLTSEVGAIAVSGRHDGRVTVSSQDEIGELAIQINTMLESLHWLQRQREDNERHLQTIIDSIHCGIMIVDAENRHILSINRTGAAMLNRSPEAVIGQVCHQFACPQQQHDCPVLDRGEQVDLSERSLLRADNSLLPVLKSVAVIEKEGRQLLIESFIDISGLKQVQEKLRINELKYRQFFEDDLTGKFLGDIDGQILDCNRAFAEMLGYQEVNEVKGVSFRQHYFIAGNRADKLQRLTKSGKLIRDEEILRHRDGSPIYCIGNIVGEFDEQGQLIHIRGYVMDDTKRVLLEQEVRQAQKLEAIGTMAGGIAHDFNNILAGIMGYAELILRDLEQQPQARHQQLLRNILSAGERARALIHKILTFSRQAESEPQPIRLQQTIDDAVDLIRASLPSTIAIEHRSDSRATVLADPIQIHQVFMNLCTNAGHAMKESGGTLTISLEDVTLDSQFTSDHPELRPGEYVRVEVSDSGEGIPEHLLGRIFDPFFTTKKKGEGTGLGLAMVHGIVSSMHGLIQVASQPGQGTRFTIHLPIVQETGDKAPAAPQTVPTGSEHVVYVDDEEFLVDIGTEILRGLGYLVTGFTDSDLALGYLLAHEGEVDLVISDMTMPKLTGLDLARNLQELDAPPPVIICTGHNEGMTTTDLAPLGVREMLLKPITVNKLAEAVRRVLDAGA
- a CDS encoding response regulator — its product is METPIVLVVDDEPTNLAVLANLLRPLYTVRACKSGEQALAAAIREPRPDLILLDVMMPGMDGFSVLHRLRQHEHSRDIPVIFVTALSDELDEEHGLRLGAVDYITKPIKPAVVLSRVQVHVEVKQARDRLKSHNAWLETEVARRMQENVLIQDVSLAAMAQLAETRDSDLGNHIARTRAYVETLARRLQPHPRFARDLDELNLTRIVKASPLHDIGKIGIPDRILLKPGPLTPAEWAIMQTHCRIGGNAIERAMNTTLRQYADRPDQAKPEALMFLEVAKDIAISHHERWDGSGYPDGLAGEAIPLAARLMALADVFDALTTERVYKKPWPVEAAVALVREQKNRHFDPDIVEAFEAELDTLVAIQHRLTDRCPGGLT
- a CDS encoding ATP-binding protein — encoded protein: MNPDRVPVPKVSAEPSAGFLGRSLRRQLLVVFGSAMGLLLVVSLAGIFFLVRTTERQGWIGRQHEATQRVVHTVGEFMQRQQEVLRTVDLLAGDQPGDTGATLTQLLREQPIIKELIQVDADGRVLARASTDAPVLADLFTVAQANWFVTARRGDTYIGDMQLSAATEPYAVFAVPASRGGVIACRLRVDRFSQLVAELHFGRGGISYLVSREGRVIAHSGSRLIPGAHEQGHHHHLLDLIRTTVDSWSGTYQNFNGHWVVGTIAAVPGTPWMAVTELPLEEAHAASWRALWTLFIAALIITATLTVLVTWLLKRQFLGPLEQLQQGVTQIGHGALDHRIVLAGPSEYLHLAGAFNHMAATLQQREAQLAEQNRAMQASEARYRAIVEDQTELVCRYLPTGDITFANEAFCRYFDRPRDQLDGVDCRQMLSPDNPEAALRLLDTLCPAHPVARSEHRLVRPDGEIRWLHWTNRAIFDDRGNLVEYAGVGHDVTERKQTAEALLRTKEEAEAANRAKSRFLANMSHEIRTPLNAIIGMTHLAMHTREDDKRQRFLATVAHAADSLLGLLNDILDISKMEAGQLSLATEPFDPRRLVEASVATLAAQASEKGLDLRLHLGPALPDCLLGDALRLRQILLNLLGNAVKFTPAGTITLEAFAEEAEDADNRVYLHLRVTDTGIGIPAEKLELIFNRFEQADNSYGRQYGGAGLGLSISAQLAALMHGRLWAESRENQGSTFHCLIPFPRCAWPAEANGADNETGTAPAVSRLRILVVDDNEVNRDVAAMTLERNHAVTTADNGLEALRTLAAEPVDLVLMDVQMPVMDGLATTTVIRAIEQGRPLPVELPDNLGPALAARLTGRRLPIMAMTAHAMDGDRDMCLQAGMDAYVTKPFQPDQLTMVVGSLALSRPDDAARAAVDAPQQPPAVSVPQSVEPTAEAVTAYLLATTLLETDQVAKILAAVRTSMAEHLDAADHAFRTDDLDGVARAAHTLKGTLMQCGLEVWARMAQEIVAAIRTTQVLPPADLLADLRQGLAELLAPERPADSGGQTTPSRPHTVA
- a CDS encoding polyamine ABC transporter substrate-binding protein, with translation MLLSRWILHCCVLALCGCLAAGCRPDDPQPSSAPPRLARELALYNWPDDIPRSVLEAFTREFGVKVVYQTFQSQEEAVAALLDGKVYDVAVLENPFIPPLVAANRLKELNFRHIPNFRNISANFRDLAADPGNRYTVPYHYGTTGLLVRTDLVGQTVRRWSDLWQPRLQGKVAMRAQSRELLGLTLLSLGYSLNSEKPSEIDAAVERLIALKPQVRWVEVDTPKAVAKLLDGSAPVLLGWPMDYQVAHAANPAVAYILPEEGTALWSDNYVIPASSPNVYTAEVFINFLLRPEISAQIVNERSYPTANEAALDLIKPEVRNDPVIFPPAEALRRAHFYRPLSREGETLYQRAWDRFLAAPPALDGQP